One genomic region from Carnobacterium maltaromaticum DSM 20342 encodes:
- a CDS encoding replication initiation protein: MSNDVVRYNNGFNTVPLRQFTPVEMDIFWAVCSKMKRKGVQEITFNFGVFKELSHYSRDSMESFYNSLKSFSDKLGTLTYRFENEDEFEQLWLFQRFFINKKKETVTIQVSEKFEFILNSIGSNFTRFELEIITNLSSGYTKELYRQLMSHRDKNYRRGAWFVKIEDFKTALSIPKSYQMTNIDVRIFERAKKEFTTPDKSGNVVFSTFKVEKVKARKGNKIQSFKIYFAEPNPLKIPNL; this comes from the coding sequence ATGAGCAACGATGTAGTTAGATACAATAATGGGTTCAATACTGTACCATTAAGACAATTTACGCCTGTAGAGATGGATATTTTTTGGGCTGTTTGCTCAAAAATGAAAAGGAAAGGAGTACAAGAAATAACTTTCAATTTTGGTGTATTTAAAGAGCTCTCTCATTACAGTAGAGACAGCATGGAGAGCTTTTATAATTCTTTAAAATCCTTTTCTGATAAATTAGGAACATTGACTTACCGATTTGAAAATGAAGACGAATTTGAACAATTATGGCTATTTCAAAGATTTTTTATTAATAAAAAAAAAGAAACTGTTACAATACAGGTAAGCGAAAAGTTTGAATTTATTTTAAACTCTATTGGATCTAATTTCACTAGATTTGAACTTGAAATTATAACTAACCTATCTAGTGGTTACACAAAAGAACTATATAGACAATTGATGTCTCACAGAGATAAAAATTATAGAAGAGGTGCTTGGTTTGTAAAAATCGAAGATTTTAAAACCGCATTATCAATACCAAAAAGTTATCAAATGACTAATATTGATGTCCGTATATTTGAGAGGGCTAAAAAAGAATTCACTACCCCTGATAAAAGCGGAAACGTTGTTTTTTCTACATTCAAAGTTGAAAAAGTAAAAGCTCGCAAAGGTAATAAAATCCAAAGTTTTAAAATTTACTTTGCAGAGCCTAACCCACTGAAAATACCAAATTTATGA